Proteins found in one Terriglobia bacterium genomic segment:
- a CDS encoding methyltransferase domain-containing protein → MEPFLYHVFICDQVKPEGAPACTARGAGAVIETLRREIAAQGMIDEVQLTTCGSLGLCEHGPNLVVYPDGIWYGGVSPEDVPEIVRSHFKEGTPVERLMRSDTSQLRAEILCNREKREAAMRARDASGSLPDELLQTLRAFQESRALLTAIELDVFSAVGGGASAESVAACLATDTRATEMLLNALAAIGMLSKESGIFHNTRTSARYFTAGSPDNSREGLMHTVHLWPRWSTLTDCIRAGTAVISRETGARDENWTHAFIAAMDRNAAERIPLVVRAVDLEGVHRMLDLGGGSGAYSIAFAQASGDLQVEILDLPEVVPITGKYVEMAGLTARIKIGAGDLRADPLGAGFDLVFVSAICHMLDPGENRDLFQRCCQALGPQGRLVVQDFILEPDKTSPKSAALFALNMLVGTRAGSSYSIDEYTAWMREAGFPDVKHIRLPGPTCLVVGTRG, encoded by the coding sequence ATGGAACCGTTTCTGTATCACGTGTTTATCTGTGATCAGGTAAAGCCGGAAGGCGCACCCGCCTGCACCGCTCGTGGCGCCGGGGCGGTCATTGAGACGCTTCGCAGAGAGATTGCCGCGCAGGGAATGATCGACGAGGTTCAGCTCACCACGTGCGGGTCGCTGGGACTCTGCGAGCACGGACCGAACCTGGTGGTGTATCCGGATGGCATCTGGTATGGCGGCGTCAGCCCCGAGGACGTGCCCGAAATCGTGCGCTCCCATTTCAAGGAAGGAACTCCGGTGGAGCGCTTGATGCGCAGTGACACCTCGCAGTTGAGGGCGGAAATCCTCTGCAATCGTGAGAAGAGAGAGGCTGCGATGCGCGCCCGGGATGCTTCCGGATCTCTTCCGGACGAGTTGCTGCAGACCCTGCGCGCGTTCCAGGAAAGCCGCGCGCTGTTGACCGCGATCGAGCTCGACGTTTTTTCCGCTGTCGGAGGGGGAGCGTCGGCGGAATCAGTTGCGGCCTGCCTGGCTACTGACACACGCGCCACGGAAATGCTCTTGAACGCCCTGGCGGCCATAGGCATGCTGTCAAAAGAGTCCGGGATTTTCCACAACACGAGAACAAGCGCGCGTTATTTCACTGCCGGCTCTCCGGACAATTCCCGAGAGGGCCTGATGCACACCGTCCATCTTTGGCCGCGGTGGTCCACCCTGACCGACTGCATTCGCGCCGGAACCGCCGTCATAAGCAGGGAGACGGGCGCGCGCGATGAGAACTGGACGCATGCGTTCATCGCCGCCATGGATCGCAACGCTGCCGAGCGGATACCGCTCGTTGTCCGCGCCGTGGATTTGGAGGGAGTGCACAGGATGCTGGATCTGGGCGGGGGATCCGGTGCTTACTCGATAGCGTTCGCACAGGCATCCGGCGACTTGCAGGTGGAAATATTAGATCTTCCTGAGGTTGTCCCGATCACCGGGAAATATGTCGAAATGGCCGGTCTGACTGCACGCATAAAGATAGGCGCGGGCGATCTGCGCGCCGACCCCCTCGGCGCCGGCTTCGATCTCGTTTTTGTATCGGCGATCTGTCACATGCTCGATCCCGGGGAAAACCGCGACCTGTTCCAGCGTTGCTGTCAGGCCCTCGGGCCGCAGGGTCGCCTGGTCGTGCAGGATTTCATCCTCGAGCCGGACAAAACCTCACCCAAATCTGCAGCACTGTTCGCGCTCAACATGCTGGTGGGTACCCGTGCCGGCAGCAGCTATAGTATAGACGAATACACAGCCTGGATGCGGGAGGCGGGTTTCCCGGATGTGAAACACATCCGGCTGCCGGGGCCGACGTGCCTGGTAGTCGGGACGCGGGGATGA
- the rpiB gene encoding ribose 5-phosphate isomerase B, translated as MKIALASDHAGFLYKEQIRAMLTAAGHEVRDFGTYSENPVDYPLFIRPAAEAVADGACERGVVLGGSGNGEAIVANRLPGIRCAVCWNNESAELARRHNDANMISLGQRMMPLQAALEIVRIWLGEPFDGGRHLRRIELIDHPTR; from the coding sequence ATGAAGATCGCATTGGCCTCAGATCACGCCGGTTTCCTCTACAAGGAACAGATTCGTGCGATGCTCACTGCCGCGGGACACGAGGTGCGGGACTTCGGCACGTATTCCGAAAATCCCGTGGACTATCCTCTTTTCATCAGGCCCGCTGCCGAGGCGGTTGCGGATGGCGCATGTGAGCGCGGCGTCGTGCTCGGCGGTTCAGGGAATGGGGAAGCTATAGTTGCCAATCGGCTCCCGGGCATTCGATGTGCCGTGTGCTGGAACAACGAAAGTGCGGAACTGGCTCGCAGGCACAATGACGCCAACATGATCTCGCTCGGCCAAAGGATGATGCCACTGCAGGCTGCGCTCGAGATCGTGCGCATCTGGCTCGGGGAGCCCTTCGATGGCGGGCGCCACCTCAGGCGGATCGAGCTGATAGACCACCCGACCCGCTAG
- a CDS encoding transketolase: MSSPFETASQETSPKLPRETVVQDYRLAFRSRHASIVAHREVLSGKAKFGIFGAGKEVPQVAMAHAFRKGDFRAGYYRDQTMMFALGMLSVEGYFAQLYADAELANEPAFGGRSMTGHFATRLINTDGSWKNLRATCNSSADVSPTGAQMPRLLGLAYASVLYRRLEELKELGSAGFSDNGNEIAFGTLGNASCAEGIFWEAINAAGVLQVPMLLSIWDDGYGISVPNQFQMTKGDIYRVLEGFQRRPGEKSGLDVYAVAGWNYPQLCETYLLAAESARRDHVPILIHVTELTQPLGHSTSGSQQRYKPPERLAWEKEFDCIPRMREYVIGEGLASARELEELEEEEKKEVLAARDRAWAAFRQPIEAERSQLIAVTQKLAQGSAHAPALARIADALAGQKAALRRDLMAAAEEALIAGRSEDTPARQRLVEWKLEREEENKRRYGSDLYSEAAESALKVAEVPAVYSEHPPMLQGFEILNACFDAAFARYPQLVAMGEDVGQLGDVNQGFAHLQQKYGALRITDTGIREATILGQAIGMALRGLRPIAEIQYLDYALYALQIMSDDLATLRWRTRGGQKAPVIIRTRGHRLEGIWHSGSPMSGLIDLLRGIYICVPRDSTQAAGFYNTILRSDDTALIVEVLNAYRRRAPLPDNIAEFTIPLGVPEVIRTGRHATVVTYGACCTVAEEAAELLSRVGIEVELIDVRTLTPFDLRGVIVESLRKTNRVLFVDEDSPGGATAYMMQQTIERQGGYEWLDAAPRTLPAREHRPPYGSDGDYFSKPNREQVFEAVYGLMHEADPRGFPPLFR, translated from the coding sequence ATGAGCTCGCCCTTCGAGACGGCGTCACAGGAAACCTCTCCGAAGCTCCCCAGGGAAACCGTGGTGCAGGACTATCGGCTGGCGTTTCGCAGCCGGCATGCCAGCATCGTGGCTCATCGGGAAGTCCTGTCCGGCAAGGCTAAGTTCGGCATCTTCGGAGCCGGCAAGGAGGTTCCCCAGGTGGCGATGGCCCACGCGTTCCGAAAAGGCGATTTCAGGGCGGGGTATTATCGGGACCAGACCATGATGTTCGCCCTGGGGATGCTGAGCGTGGAGGGGTATTTCGCTCAACTTTATGCTGATGCCGAGCTTGCCAACGAACCCGCCTTCGGCGGCCGTTCGATGACGGGGCACTTTGCGACGAGGCTGATCAACACCGACGGCAGCTGGAAGAATCTTCGGGCCACCTGCAACTCCTCCGCCGATGTATCACCCACCGGCGCCCAGATGCCCCGGCTTCTGGGCTTGGCTTATGCATCGGTTCTATACCGGCGGCTGGAGGAGTTGAAGGAACTGGGGTCCGCCGGCTTTTCCGACAACGGTAATGAGATCGCGTTCGGCACGCTCGGCAATGCGAGTTGCGCGGAAGGGATCTTCTGGGAGGCGATCAATGCCGCCGGAGTGCTGCAAGTGCCTATGCTGCTGTCGATCTGGGATGACGGTTATGGCATTTCGGTGCCGAATCAGTTTCAGATGACAAAGGGGGATATCTATCGTGTCCTGGAGGGCTTTCAGCGGCGTCCAGGAGAGAAGTCCGGCCTGGATGTCTATGCCGTCGCGGGCTGGAATTATCCTCAGTTGTGCGAGACCTACCTCCTGGCGGCCGAATCGGCCCGGCGGGATCATGTCCCCATCCTGATTCACGTAACCGAATTGACCCAGCCGCTTGGGCACTCGACCTCCGGGAGCCAGCAGCGCTACAAGCCGCCCGAGCGACTGGCGTGGGAGAAAGAGTTCGACTGCATTCCGAGGATGAGAGAGTACGTGATTGGAGAAGGGCTGGCCTCGGCGCGCGAGCTGGAGGAGTTGGAGGAGGAAGAGAAGAAGGAGGTGCTTGCGGCGAGGGACCGGGCCTGGGCGGCGTTTCGCCAGCCGATTGAAGCCGAGCGGAGCCAGCTGATCGCTGTGACGCAGAAACTGGCGCAAGGCTCGGCCCACGCCCCGGCGTTGGCCCGCATTGCCGACGCCCTGGCAGGCCAGAAGGCCGCGCTGCGGCGCGACTTGATGGCAGCCGCGGAGGAGGCGCTGATTGCGGGACGTTCAGAGGACACGCCCGCCAGGCAACGGCTGGTCGAATGGAAACTCGAGCGGGAGGAAGAGAACAAGAGACGCTACGGCTCGGACCTGTACAGCGAGGCCGCGGAATCGGCTCTCAAGGTAGCTGAAGTTCCCGCCGTCTACTCGGAGCATCCACCCATGCTGCAGGGTTTTGAAATCCTGAACGCCTGCTTTGATGCTGCCTTTGCCCGTTATCCACAACTGGTCGCGATGGGGGAAGACGTCGGCCAGCTGGGCGATGTCAACCAGGGGTTCGCCCATCTGCAGCAGAAGTACGGCGCACTGCGCATAACGGACACCGGGATACGCGAGGCTACGATTCTGGGGCAGGCCATCGGAATGGCGCTGCGCGGCCTCCGCCCGATCGCGGAAATCCAATACCTGGACTACGCTCTCTATGCGCTGCAGATCATGTCGGATGATCTGGCCACGCTGCGCTGGCGCACGCGGGGAGGGCAGAAGGCGCCTGTGATCATCCGGACCCGGGGGCACCGGCTCGAGGGCATCTGGCATTCGGGCTCTCCCATGTCCGGCCTGATCGATCTGCTGCGGGGCATCTACATCTGCGTGCCGCGCGACTCCACGCAGGCCGCGGGCTTCTACAACACGATCCTGCGCTCGGACGATACGGCGCTCATCGTCGAGGTGCTGAATGCCTATCGGCGCAGGGCGCCCTTGCCGGACAACATCGCAGAGTTTACGATTCCGCTCGGCGTGCCGGAGGTGATCAGGACCGGCAGGCATGCGACCGTCGTCACTTATGGCGCCTGCTGTACAGTTGCGGAGGAAGCGGCGGAACTGCTGAGCCGGGTCGGCATCGAGGTGGAGCTGATCGACGTGCGGACACTGACGCCGTTCGACTTGCGCGGCGTAATCGTGGAATCGCTCAGGAAAACAAACCGCGTGCTCTTCGTGGACGAGGATTCACCCGGGGGAGCTACGGCCTACATGATGCAGCAGACTATCGAACGGCAGGGCGGCTACGAATGGCTCGACGCGGCACCTCGGACATTACCCGCCCGGGAGCACCGGCCGCCTTATGGCTCTGACGGCGATTACTTCTCGAAGCCGAACCGGGAGCAGGTTTTCGAGGCGGTTTATGGCCTCATGCATGAAGCAGATCCGCGAGGCTTCCCACCGCTCTTCCGCTAG
- a CDS encoding DsbA family protein, whose translation MIRGLGLKKLCGVWVGPAAAFTLLAAALPLTGQSSAYQPVELYLGGQPGAPVKIEVFSDYQCPVCRTFYLDTLKPLLADYAKEDKIDKICVVYHDFPLDMHPFARKAARFALAAQRLSRERWLRVTDALYTEQEKWSQDGNIEAVLAKTLDPTELVRLQNMVANPAIDATINQEIMLAQSRGITSTPTFFIITETGRQNRVIGGVPYAVLKNYLDGLVK comes from the coding sequence ATGATTAGAGGATTGGGACTTAAGAAATTGTGTGGAGTCTGGGTCGGTCCGGCGGCTGCGTTCACACTCCTGGCGGCGGCATTGCCTTTGACCGGCCAATCCAGTGCCTATCAGCCCGTGGAACTTTACCTCGGCGGTCAGCCTGGCGCCCCGGTCAAGATCGAGGTGTTCTCGGATTATCAATGCCCTGTCTGCCGCACATTTTATCTGGATACTCTGAAGCCTCTTCTCGCCGACTACGCCAAGGAGGACAAGATTGACAAGATCTGCGTGGTTTACCACGATTTCCCCTTGGATATGCATCCGTTTGCGCGCAAGGCTGCGCGCTTCGCGCTGGCAGCCCAGCGCCTCAGCCGGGAGCGCTGGTTGCGGGTGACCGACGCGCTCTATACGGAGCAGGAGAAGTGGTCGCAGGATGGCAATATCGAGGCCGTCCTGGCAAAGACGCTGGATCCGACCGAGTTGGTACGGCTGCAGAATATGGTTGCGAATCCGGCGATCGACGCAACCATCAACCAGGAAATCATGCTCGCGCAGAGCCGCGGCATCACATCCACCCCCACCTTTTTCATCATCACCGAAACGGGCCGGCAGAATCGTGTCATTGGCGGAGTTCCCTACGCAGTTCTGAAAAACTACTTGGACGGGCTCGTCAAGTAA
- a CDS encoding NAD(P)H-dependent oxidoreductase — MRILIVLAHPKPDSFNAALCGALCAGLAEAGHQTDIADLYAEGFDPVLRGPELDTLGTGHPLSDVAVYQNRILQAQALAFVFPVWWFGVPAILKGFVDRVFQEEFAFRFTSDRGVRGLLHHEKALVIRTAGASASFYRLFRFGRPLEKTFDEWTLRTCGVRTVRNVFFHDVLNVSDAARLRYLERVRRLGRDYF, encoded by the coding sequence ATGCGGATATTGATCGTCCTCGCTCATCCGAAGCCCGACTCATTCAATGCAGCCTTGTGCGGCGCACTGTGCGCAGGGCTCGCCGAGGCCGGTCACCAAACTGACATCGCAGATTTATATGCTGAAGGGTTCGACCCGGTGCTGCGGGGTCCGGAACTCGACACGCTGGGGACGGGCCACCCGCTCTCCGATGTGGCCGTCTATCAGAATCGCATCCTGCAGGCACAAGCTCTGGCGTTCGTTTTTCCGGTGTGGTGGTTCGGGGTCCCCGCCATTCTCAAGGGATTTGTCGATCGCGTGTTTCAGGAAGAGTTCGCATTCCGATTCACTTCCGATAGAGGGGTCCGAGGCCTGCTGCACCACGAAAAGGCCCTGGTGATCCGCACTGCCGGCGCAAGCGCGTCGTTCTATCGGCTGTTCCGTTTTGGTCGGCCGCTGGAAAAGACCTTCGATGAGTGGACTCTGAGGACTTGCGGAGTCCGCACCGTGAGGAACGTGTTTTTTCACGATGTTCTTAACGTCAGCGACGCCGCCCGCCTGCGCTATCTCGAGCGGGTGCGGCGGCTGGGCCGCGATTACTTCTGA
- a CDS encoding amidohydrolase — protein MSGKAVILLTRGALLVLVSTFMIACKPFPRAERIFVNGHVVTMNDSLPETEAFAVGNGKIVAVGKTGDMRRAFSDAEQINLRGRTVMPGIIESHVHLFSLGKSFIELNVEGITTPDEVVQKVKDRAAQSAAGEWITGWGWDEGAWAKAYPNNEKLSLAAPNNPVWLSGLHGFAGWANAKAMEIAGITGNTPNPPNGEILKDPKTGRPTGILKNDAQALLTRHIPPLSPALMEKPFTLAGEECLKYGLTTVHDANVSKPMLAALMSLANKKQLKTRVYVMLDATDRELIEPFLQHGPYFDANATLTIRCLKIFADGALGSRGAALFEPYSDAPETRGQLTTSQEEIYKLTSRALKAGLQVAVHAIGDRANRVTLDAYEAALKEAPGAKDPRLRIEHAQVIALQDIPRFTRLGIIASMQPPHCTSDMAWAENRVGTERIKGAYAWRAFLDAGVHVPLNSDFPGETPNPFWGMYAAETRQSPDGKPEGGWHAEQCLTRKEILRAYTVESAYAGFEEEIKGQIAPGMLADFIVLSDDILTIPPRALLSLEVERTYIGGNMAYIRR, from the coding sequence ATGTCAGGGAAAGCAGTGATTCTTTTGACCCGAGGCGCACTTCTTGTCCTTGTCTCAACTTTCATGATCGCATGCAAGCCGTTCCCGCGTGCCGAGCGCATCTTTGTAAATGGACACGTCGTCACCATGAACGACTCACTCCCGGAAACCGAAGCATTCGCCGTGGGGAACGGCAAAATCGTAGCCGTAGGCAAAACTGGGGATATGAGACGTGCGTTTTCGGACGCCGAGCAAATCAACCTGCGCGGCAGGACGGTCATGCCCGGAATCATCGAATCGCACGTTCACCTTTTCAGTCTGGGTAAGAGCTTCATCGAGCTGAATGTCGAAGGAATCACGACACCGGATGAAGTGGTGCAGAAAGTAAAGGATCGTGCCGCCCAATCGGCGGCGGGAGAGTGGATCACAGGCTGGGGATGGGATGAGGGGGCGTGGGCGAAAGCTTACCCGAACAACGAGAAGTTGAGCCTTGCGGCGCCGAACAACCCGGTATGGCTCAGCGGGCTGCACGGCTTTGCCGGCTGGGCAAACGCAAAAGCGATGGAGATCGCCGGAATTACAGGCAACACACCCAATCCGCCGAACGGGGAGATTCTCAAGGATCCTAAAACCGGAAGGCCGACCGGCATCCTGAAAAATGATGCACAGGCGTTGCTTACGCGGCACATTCCCCCGTTGTCCCCCGCGCTTATGGAAAAGCCCTTCACGCTGGCGGGTGAGGAATGCCTGAAGTATGGCCTGACGACGGTTCACGACGCAAATGTGTCGAAACCGATGCTCGCGGCGCTCATGTCCCTCGCGAACAAAAAACAGCTTAAAACCAGAGTCTACGTGATGCTCGACGCTACCGACAGGGAGTTGATCGAGCCTTTTCTCCAGCATGGACCTTACTTTGACGCTAACGCTACGCTGACCATACGCTGCCTCAAGATATTTGCCGACGGGGCGCTGGGATCGCGCGGCGCAGCCCTGTTTGAACCCTATTCGGATGCTCCCGAAACCCGCGGACAATTGACCACGTCGCAGGAGGAGATCTACAAACTGACCTCCCGGGCACTGAAAGCCGGATTGCAGGTGGCCGTGCATGCCATCGGGGATCGTGCCAACCGGGTCACCCTGGATGCCTATGAGGCCGCGCTCAAAGAAGCGCCCGGCGCAAAGGATCCCAGGCTGCGGATCGAACATGCCCAGGTGATTGCCCTGCAGGACATCCCGCGATTCACCAGGCTCGGCATCATAGCCAGCATGCAGCCGCCCCACTGCACCTCGGATATGGCGTGGGCGGAAAACCGTGTCGGCACGGAGCGGATCAAAGGCGCTTATGCGTGGCGGGCATTTCTGGATGCCGGTGTGCATGTGCCGCTCAATTCCGACTTCCCGGGCGAAACTCCCAATCCATTCTGGGGTATGTATGCTGCGGAGACGCGACAATCTCCCGACGGCAAGCCGGAAGGCGGCTGGCACGCCGAGCAGTGCCTCACGAGGAAGGAAATCCTGCGCGCCTACACCGTCGAGTCCGCTTACGCCGGGTTCGAGGAGGAAATCAAAGGTCAGATCGCACCCGGCATGCTGGCTGACTTCATCGTGCTCTCCGATGATATCCTGACGATACCGCCAAGAGCGCTCCTGTCGCTCGAAGTGGAGCGGACCTATATCGGCGGCAACATGGCTTACATAAGGCGTTAG